The Ahaetulla prasina isolate Xishuangbanna chromosome 11, ASM2864084v1, whole genome shotgun sequence genome contains a region encoding:
- the LOC131205191 gene encoding coagulation factor IX-like encodes MAHRGFALVLGLLGCFLLAECAVFINQQKASSVLRRYRRYNSGYLEEVRQGNLERECIEEVCDFEEAREVFEDDAQTVIFWKTYIDVCSADNGDCEQICKNERRGKAACSCVDGYNLLEDQKTCEPSGPFSCGTITLPETITPRLSPDQSNINDTKSHQEKSNIAQVVLPRRIPTQDWGQFNSRKGQVPWQVYMFSFDRKGFCEGVLISDKWVLTAAHCLEYKPHTIVAGEYDTSAFEHSEQLRQILRVFQHPSYNETRKYENDLALLELSAPLALNTYVTPICIGNRALTEYLLKNGRGTLSGWWKIHYLQKISNTLQLADIHYVDQAQCLQNNDTQPSPNTFCAGHPTLVRKVYHGNSGAPVATERNNTWFLTGIATCGAECTGDEPYEIFTSIANHIAWIRSVISGEQ; translated from the exons ATGGCCCACCGTGGCTTTGCCTTGGTCCTTGGATTGTTGGGATGCTTTCTTCTCGCCGAGTGTGCAG TTTTTATTAATCAGCAAAAGGCAAGTTCTGTCTTGCGCCGGTATAGAAGGTATAACTCTGGATACCTTGAAGAAGTTCGTCAAGGGAATCTTGAACGGGAGTGCATTGAGGAAGTCTGTGATTTTGAAGAAGCCCGAGAAGTTTTTGAAGATGATGCTCAAACG gTGATATTTTGGAAGACATATATTG ATGTTTGCTCAGCGGACAATGGAGATTGCGAGCAGATTTGCAAAAATGAACGAAGAGGAAAGGCAGCTTGTTCCTGTGTTGATGGATACAACCTGTTGGAAGACCAGAAGACCTGTGAACCATCAG GACCTTTTTCTTGTGGAACGATTACATTGCCAGAAACTATAACACCCAGACTCTCACCGGACCAGAGCAACATCAACGATACCAAAAGCCACCAAGAGAAGTCAAACATTGCTCAGGTTGTCCTCCCGAGAAGAATACCTACTCAAGACTGGGGTCAGTTTAATAGCAGGAAAGGACAAGTTCCATGGCAG GTTTATATGTTCAGCTTCGATAGAAAAGGATTTTGCGAAGGGGTGTTAATTAGCGATAAGTGGGTCCTCACAGCAGCGCATTGCCTGGAGTATAAGCCTCACACAATTGTGGCAG GAGAATATGACACCAGCGCCTTCGAGCACTCCGAGCAGCTCCGTCAAATCCTGAGGGTGTTTCAGCATCCTAGCTACAATGAGACTAGGAAGTATGAAAACGACCTCGCTCTTCTGGAGCTCAGCGCACCCTTGGCCCTGAACACATACGTCACCCCCATTTGCATCGGGAACAGGGCGCTCACTGAGTACCTCCTGAAGAACGGAAGAGGCACTCTGAGTGGCTGGTGGAAGATTCACTATTTACAGAAGATCTCAAATACCCTTCAACTGGCCGACATTCATTATGTTGACCAGGCCCAATGTCTGCAGAATAACGACACCCAACCATCTCCCAATACCTTCTGTGCAGGCCACCCCACCTTGGTCAGAAAGGTCTACCATGGCAACAGTGGCGCTCCAGTTGCTACCGAGAGGAACAACACGTGGTTTCTTACAGGCATCGCGACTTGTGGAGCGGAGTGTACTGGGGACGAACCTTACGAGATCTTCACTTCGATTGCAAATCACATCGCGTGGATACGCAGTGTGATAAGCGGGGAGCAGTGA